From a region of the Candidatus Pelagibacter sp. FZCC0015 genome:
- a CDS encoding tetratricopeptide repeat protein → MFLKFLKLVLLIFISYQTPLYSKSATFNDFNSRDLSNYFSGIVAFENRDNSEALKFFNLTKVLINKHDSYLKRYVNSLVLDNKVPQAINVLNNNANKSNSDFYDAYIILLIDSLKKNNFKKADEYLTQSLKFQDEDRINLVIFETLKQYIYTFKNKKILDNKKNFGNLSLIAETFQRCYIEDKRTSSFFLNLINNQQGDYSRYIFFYLNYLIDNNKLNEARLVVKQIDYINSTLLLSQSKSWVDKEKFDDFGKIFSCKDHNDLVSEFLFLISNLYSSQDNFEKSNFYLNLSNYLNPKFEFNLSLVAENFYLNDEFDKVQRILKNFKKEDEFYYWFRLKKEAQIIIQQQDYENGIKYIDSKFNKIENPNIKMIFDLANFYKNSKNYEKAIDRYTEIILTLDDNSLIKSDVLYRRGGSYERMGNYERSDEDLLHALKIDPSDAYILNYLAYSWLERDYKINEAMDMLKTAYDLKSNDPYIIDSIGWAYFLIEDYVEAEKYLKRAVELMPDDPIVNDHYGDILWKLNRKIQARYFWNNVLTFDDTEDDMREKINIKVIEGLKNS, encoded by the coding sequence ATGTTCCTAAAATTTCTAAAATTAGTACTATTAATATTTATATCTTATCAGACACCTTTGTATTCTAAAAGTGCTACTTTTAATGATTTCAACTCAAGAGATTTGTCAAATTATTTTTCTGGAATTGTTGCATTTGAAAATCGAGATAATTCTGAAGCTTTAAAATTTTTTAACTTAACCAAGGTATTAATTAACAAACATGACAGTTATTTAAAAAGATATGTTAACTCTTTAGTTTTAGATAACAAAGTACCTCAAGCAATTAATGTATTAAATAACAATGCAAACAAATCTAATTCAGATTTTTATGATGCGTATATAATTTTATTAATTGACAGTTTAAAAAAAAATAACTTTAAAAAGGCTGACGAATATTTAACACAAAGTTTAAAATTTCAAGATGAAGATAGAATAAACCTAGTTATATTTGAAACTCTAAAACAGTATATTTATACATTTAAAAATAAAAAAATATTAGATAACAAAAAAAATTTTGGAAACTTGTCTCTTATAGCCGAGACATTCCAAAGATGTTATATTGAAGATAAAAGAACTTCGTCATTTTTTCTTAATTTAATAAATAATCAACAAGGTGATTATTCAAGATACATTTTCTTTTATCTTAATTATTTAATTGATAACAATAAATTAAATGAAGCAAGATTAGTAGTTAAACAAATTGATTATATAAATTCAACACTTTTACTCTCACAAAGCAAAAGTTGGGTAGACAAAGAAAAATTCGATGATTTTGGAAAAATTTTTTCATGCAAAGATCATAATGATCTTGTAAGTGAGTTTTTATTTTTAATCTCTAATCTTTATTCTTCTCAGGATAATTTTGAGAAATCAAATTTTTACTTAAATTTGTCAAACTATTTGAATCCCAAGTTTGAATTTAATTTGTCATTGGTTGCAGAAAATTTTTATCTCAATGATGAATTTGATAAAGTACAAAGGATCTTAAAAAACTTTAAAAAAGAAGATGAATTTTATTATTGGTTTAGATTAAAAAAAGAAGCTCAAATAATAATTCAACAGCAGGATTATGAAAATGGAATTAAATACATAGACTCAAAATTTAATAAAATTGAAAATCCAAATATAAAAATGATTTTTGATTTAGCCAATTTTTATAAAAATTCTAAAAATTATGAAAAGGCAATAGATCGTTATACAGAAATTATTTTAACACTGGATGACAATTCACTTATCAAATCAGATGTATTGTATCGTAGAGGTGGTAGTTATGAAAGAATGGGCAATTATGAAAGGTCAGATGAAGATTTATTGCATGCGCTTAAAATTGATCCTAGTGATGCATATATTTTAAATTACCTTGCTTACTCTTGGTTAGAGCGTGATTATAAAATTAATGAAGCAATGGATATGTTGAAAACAGCATATGATTTAAAAAGTAATGATCCATATATTATTGATTCAATTGGATGGGCTTATTTTTTAATAGAGGACTATGTAGAAGCAGAAAAGTATTTAAAAAGAGCTGTAGAATTAATGCCAGATGACCCAATTGTGAATGATCATTATGGAGACATTTTATGGAAATTAAATCGAAAAATTCAAGCAAGATATTTTTGGAACAACGTATTAACTTTTGATGACACCGAGGACGATATGAGAGAAAAAATCAATATTAAAGTAATTGAGGGTCTTAAAAATTCCTAA
- a CDS encoding FAD-dependent monooxygenase encodes MKKIAIIGAGISGLYIANLFKDHKDYQVTIYEKRNSIEMQDSYGIQLSVNSVKLLNKIGFTSFTEEEKFNPKKIDFYEIKNSKKICDLDISKFNYENCKYTTLKRSKLLQFLKKKINEDIIKYNHSIEQIVYDKDSIKLIFDKKKITCDYLIISDGVFSKGKLLISNNKSKPIYNDTIAIRGTISRENFQNLNEENISLFLGPNFHYVVYPINNDKYLNFIGILKHKLNSNEQENYNLFTESSFIRNIKFKLSKKVSQSFLENLQNIKLFPIFVSKNLYNPPKNIFLVGDAFFAFSPSFAQGASQSIEGASELYECLINNNNFYNIRLKRTKMINSRSNFNQFAFHLSNPIMIIFRNIFLKLLTKNKKFLESYLGKIYKS; translated from the coding sequence ATGAAAAAAATTGCAATAATTGGCGCTGGAATTTCTGGTTTGTATATTGCCAATTTATTCAAAGATCATAAGGATTATCAGGTTACGATTTATGAAAAAAGGAATTCCATAGAAATGCAAGATAGCTATGGAATTCAGTTGTCGGTAAATAGTGTAAAGCTTTTAAATAAAATAGGCTTCACTTCTTTTACTGAAGAAGAAAAATTTAATCCAAAAAAAATTGATTTTTATGAAATTAAAAATTCAAAAAAAATTTGTGACTTAGACATTTCAAAATTTAATTATGAAAATTGTAAATACACAACATTGAAAAGATCAAAATTGCTTCAATTTTTAAAAAAAAAAATAAATGAAGATATAATTAAATATAACCACAGTATTGAACAGATTGTTTACGATAAAGATTCAATAAAATTAATATTTGATAAAAAAAAAATAACTTGTGATTACTTAATTATTTCAGACGGTGTGTTTTCTAAAGGTAAGTTATTAATTTCAAACAATAAATCAAAACCAATTTACAATGATACAATTGCTATTAGAGGAACTATATCAAGAGAAAATTTTCAAAATTTAAATGAAGAAAATATTTCTTTGTTCTTAGGACCGAATTTTCATTATGTTGTTTATCCAATTAATAATGATAAATATTTAAATTTTATTGGCATTTTAAAACATAAATTAAATTCAAATGAGCAAGAGAACTATAATCTTTTTACCGAGAGTTCTTTTATAAGAAATATTAAATTTAAATTATCCAAAAAAGTTTCTCAAAGTTTTTTGGAAAATCTTCAAAATATTAAATTATTTCCAATATTTGTAAGTAAAAATTTATATAATCCTCCAAAAAATATATTCCTTGTAGGAGATGCATTTTTTGCTTTTTCACCTTCATTTGCACAGGGAGCTTCCCAATCAATAGAGGGGGCTAGTGAATTATATGAATGTTTAATAAATAATAATAATTTTTATAATATCAGATTAAAGAGAACAAAAATGATTAATAGTAGATCTAATTTCAATCAATTTGCCTTCCATTTATCAAATCCAATTATGATCATATTTAGAAATATTTTTTTAAAACTTTTAACTAAAAATAAAAAATTTTTAGAAAGTTATTTGGGTAAAATTTATAAAAGTTAA
- a CDS encoding uracil-DNA glycosylase codes for MTKKVINQNTKLNQELINTIEPKFIFADKPINRFNILETKNGTLQTNKEELLKNLKDQINSIENCKLKENSNKIILGEGNINSPLMLIGEAPGAEEEKLGVPFRGEVGELLNKMLIAINIKRQNIYTSYAINFRLPDDRKPTSTEIKRYSVFLKEHISIINPKIIVLMGSSAMEAITGISEKITAERGHWKEVILKNKTFPLMITFNPSYLIRFPENKKYSWEDLKKIRDKIKDLKLKI; via the coding sequence ATGACTAAAAAAGTGATAAATCAAAATACCAAATTAAACCAAGAACTAATTAATACTATTGAGCCAAAATTTATATTCGCTGATAAGCCAATAAATAGATTTAATATTTTAGAAACGAAAAATGGCACTCTGCAAACTAATAAAGAAGAATTACTAAAAAATTTAAAAGATCAAATAAATTCAATTGAAAATTGTAAATTGAAAGAAAATTCAAACAAAATTATTTTAGGTGAGGGAAATATAAATAGCCCTTTAATGTTAATTGGAGAGGCTCCTGGGGCTGAAGAAGAAAAGTTGGGTGTCCCATTTAGAGGTGAAGTTGGCGAACTTCTTAACAAAATGCTCATAGCCATCAATATTAAGAGGCAAAATATTTATACAAGTTATGCAATCAATTTTAGACTACCTGATGATAGAAAACCAACCTCAACCGAGATTAAAAGGTACTCGGTATTTTTAAAAGAGCATATATCAATTATAAACCCAAAGATTATCGTTTTAATGGGTAGTTCAGCAATGGAGGCTATAACAGGAATAAGCGAAAAAATCACTGCTGAAAGAGGACATTGGAAGGAAGTGATATTAAAAAACAAAACATTCCCTTTAATGATAACTTTTAATCCATCTTATCTCATCCGTTTTCCAGAAAATAAAAAATACTCATGGGAAGATTTAAAGAAAATTAGAGATAAGATTAAAGACCTGAAGTTAAAAATTTGA
- a CDS encoding thioredoxin domain-containing protein encodes MKKIIFLILIFFTTVLNVQAEEIKRISVGNKDAKITIIAFESLTCSHCANFHKNVYPQLKEEYLDTGLAKIEFRHFPLDIAAFNASKVSQCKNDGNSDILESLYANQEKWVKGSSIQEANKNLQKFLKSEGFSIDFDTCINNKEIEDFVLNDRIDGAKNFKVNATPTIIINNEKFEKTLNYKNLKKALEKLI; translated from the coding sequence ATGAAAAAAATTATATTCTTAATATTAATATTTTTTACTACAGTCTTAAATGTACAAGCTGAGGAAATTAAAAGAATATCTGTTGGGAACAAAGATGCAAAAATAACTATTATAGCTTTTGAATCATTAACTTGTAGTCATTGTGCTAATTTTCATAAAAATGTTTATCCTCAATTAAAGGAGGAGTATCTTGATACTGGACTCGCTAAAATAGAATTTAGACATTTTCCATTAGACATAGCGGCCTTTAATGCATCTAAAGTTTCTCAGTGTAAAAATGATGGAAATTCAGATATCCTTGAAAGTTTATATGCTAATCAAGAAAAATGGGTAAAGGGAAGTTCAATCCAGGAGGCAAATAAAAATCTACAAAAATTTTTAAAAAGTGAGGGATTTAGTATTGATTTTGATACTTGTATAAACAATAAGGAAATTGAAGATTTTGTATTAAACGATCGAATCGATGGAGCAAAGAACTTCAAAGTGAACGCAACTCCTACGATTATTATTAACAACGAAAAATTTGAAAAAACTCTAAATTATAAAAATTTAAAAAAAGCTCTAGAAAAACTGATATAA
- a CDS encoding GHMP family kinase ATP-binding protein, producing MKINKIKSNAKLNLALNITGRKKVLHKIESIIGFIDLHDVISINQHNGKKHHISFYGKFSKNIGKKNTVQRLFQILDKENLLKNKKFKVKIKKLIPQEAGLGGGSMNAASVFNYLVKKKIINPNHQKTRSICDWVGSDVILGTISSSCVLSSSGRIKKIYNTPKYYSTLVKPDFGCSTKKIYSAVRKFTKSKYNKPKKNMFGVKYLIDQQNALETIALKKYPKLKKIKLFLESINNPLFVRMTGSGSTIVAYYNSLKSCKLAKAKFKRKYKNYWCVTAKTI from the coding sequence ATGAAAATTAATAAAATTAAATCTAATGCAAAGTTAAATTTAGCACTAAATATCACCGGAAGAAAAAAGGTTTTACATAAAATTGAAAGTATAATTGGTTTCATAGATTTACATGATGTTATTTCGATAAATCAACATAATGGAAAAAAACACCACATTTCTTTTTATGGAAAGTTTTCTAAAAATATTGGAAAAAAAAATACTGTTCAAAGATTATTTCAGATACTAGATAAAGAAAATTTATTAAAAAATAAAAAATTCAAAGTTAAAATTAAAAAATTAATCCCTCAAGAAGCTGGGTTGGGTGGGGGATCGATGAACGCAGCTAGTGTGTTTAATTATCTGGTTAAAAAAAAAATTATTAATCCTAATCATCAAAAAACTCGAAGTATCTGTGACTGGGTTGGTTCTGATGTTATTCTGGGAACCATTTCATCCAGCTGTGTGTTGTCATCAAGTGGTAGAATAAAAAAGATTTATAATACTCCAAAATATTATTCCACTTTAGTAAAACCTGATTTTGGGTGCTCAACTAAAAAAATATACTCAGCTGTTCGAAAGTTTACAAAATCAAAATATAACAAACCTAAAAAAAACATGTTTGGAGTAAAATATTTGATTGATCAACAAAATGCCCTTGAAACAATAGCACTCAAAAAATATCCAAAACTTAAAAAAATAAAGTTGTTCTTAGAAAGTATAAATAATCCATTATTTGTAAGAATGACTGGTTCAGGATCAACAATTGTTGCCTATTATAATTCATTAAAGAGTTGTAAATTGGCAAAAGCTAAATTTAAAAGAAAATATAAAAATTATTGGTGTGTTACAGCAAAAACTATATGA
- a CDS encoding site-specific DNA-methyltransferase, with the protein MKTDFKNKIINGDSLEELKKIPRETFDLIFADPPYNLQLKSELTRPDRSKVSAVNDKWDQFENFKKYDDFTYEWLSECKRILKKDGAIWVIGSYHNIFRVGTAIQNLGFWILNDVIWNKNNPMPNFRGTRFTNAHETLIWASKSEKSKYTFNYQSLKCLNDDLQMRSNWDLPICNGSERLKKDGKKIHSTQKPEALLHRILLATSNKNDLILDPFLGSGTTATVAKKLGRNYFGIEKEKNYFKAAEQRIKTAKPIEDDLLDTLKNNRSKPRIPFGSLVELGIIKPGTNIFDNKKKITARIMADGSIKHNQAEGSIHKVAATILGAESCNGWTFWHCDINGRTYPIDYLRQRLISKN; encoded by the coding sequence ATGAAAACTGATTTCAAAAATAAAATAATTAATGGAGATAGTCTCGAAGAATTAAAAAAAATTCCACGTGAAACTTTTGATTTAATTTTTGCTGATCCTCCTTACAACTTGCAATTAAAAAGTGAATTAACTAGACCAGATAGATCAAAGGTTAGTGCGGTAAATGATAAGTGGGATCAATTTGAAAATTTTAAAAAATATGATGATTTTACCTATGAGTGGCTTAGTGAATGTAAAAGAATTTTAAAAAAAGATGGAGCTATTTGGGTTATAGGAAGCTACCATAATATTTTTAGAGTTGGCACAGCAATACAAAATCTAGGTTTCTGGATTTTAAATGATGTTATTTGGAATAAAAATAATCCAATGCCAAACTTTAGAGGCACACGTTTTACTAACGCTCATGAAACTTTAATATGGGCTTCTAAAAGTGAGAAATCAAAATACACATTTAATTATCAATCTTTAAAATGTTTAAATGATGATCTTCAAATGAGATCTAATTGGGATCTTCCAATATGCAATGGATCTGAAAGACTCAAAAAGGATGGAAAAAAAATTCACTCCACACAAAAACCAGAAGCACTTTTACATAGAATTTTACTAGCTACATCAAATAAAAATGACCTCATACTTGATCCTTTTTTAGGATCAGGAACAACAGCTACAGTAGCAAAAAAACTAGGGAGAAATTATTTTGGAATAGAAAAAGAAAAAAATTATTTTAAAGCTGCTGAGCAACGCATAAAAACTGCAAAGCCTATTGAAGACGATTTATTAGATACACTAAAAAATAATAGATCAAAACCAAGAATTCCTTTTGGTTCGTTAGTCGAGCTTGGCATAATTAAACCTGGAACTAATATTTTTGATAATAAGAAAAAAATAACAGCCAGAATTATGGCTGATGGTAGTATAAAACATAATCAAGCAGAGGGTTCTATACACAAAGTTGCGGCTACTATTTTAGGAGCTGAAAGTTGCAATGGATGGACTTTTTGGCACTGTGATATAAATGGACGAACTTATCCTATTGACTATCTAAGACAAAGATTAATTTCTAAAAATTAA
- a CDS encoding ribonuclease HII, producing the protein MKIIAGVDEVGRGSLIGPVYASAVILKKSINQKLLKDSKSLSKKDREYLCTYIKKNSTWSIGKASVKEIEKLNILQASLLAMKRAIKKLKRKPTHVLIDGNKTPELKNYNLKSVIKGDKKIPSISAASIIAKVSRDKFITTLSKKNKGYDWDKNFGYGTKQHLKALKKLGITKHHRKTFSPISKIN; encoded by the coding sequence ATGAAGATAATTGCAGGGGTTGATGAAGTTGGTAGAGGAAGTTTAATTGGACCTGTGTATGCTTCAGCAGTAATTTTAAAAAAATCAATTAATCAAAAGTTATTAAAAGATTCAAAATCATTAAGTAAAAAAGATAGAGAGTATCTGTGTACATATATAAAAAAAAATTCTACTTGGTCCATAGGCAAAGCTTCTGTCAAAGAAATAGAAAAGCTGAATATACTTCAAGCAAGTTTACTGGCTATGAAAAGAGCCATCAAAAAACTTAAGAGAAAACCAACACACGTTCTGATAGATGGAAACAAAACTCCAGAGTTAAAAAATTATAATTTAAAATCAGTTATTAAAGGAGATAAAAAAATCCCCTCTATTTCGGCAGCTTCTATAATTGCAAAAGTATCAAGAGATAAGTTTATAACCACTTTATCAAAAAAAAATAAAGGCTATGATTGGGATAAAAACTTTGGGTACGGAACAAAACAGCACTTAAAAGCTTTGAAAAAATTAGGTATTACTAAACATCATAGAAAAACTTTTTCACCTATATCTAAAATAAATTAA
- a CDS encoding chromosome segregation SMC family protein, which produces MEFKKIQLNGFKSFAEKTNFLIEDGLTGIVGPNGCGKSNIVESLRWVMGETSAKSMRGSGMEDVIFSGTSNKASKNIAEVSIEVENKDKEGPIQYRELEQIQVRRKIEKDKGSKFYINDKEVRARDAQMFFADLSTGAHSPSMISQGRIGALVTAKPTDRRAILEEAAGISGLHVRRHEAELRLGAAENNLKRADELRRQQEKQLANLQKQAEEATKYKLISDQIKKIEAGLYYLKLLEIDKEIRIENEINTEAEGEVEGFNNKISELENSIKTFTDKVNPLREKNIENLSRIQRLNLELQSLDEENTRIQDEIESIKKSIQTLDDDITREKGIIIDANSNEKRLKEEKTELIETDSKYFETEKLSNEELESAKNKLKEEQKAVDEVVNSLAEETVNISVGPIRNVKNTISRVKELIDSNEINQALTLLDRCNMELDSFLNDLKNERSRSELLGVSEKSENIKLLQEKYADAYSKNQSIKNESIKRNERIKTIETEIESWKNLLTNSEKMVNELTQRKEKLSKQLSDLENQPRAQAERKGQISENLRISDKEKIDNEAIIDETDQKIEMLRTQLNEIQEQSIQIRERKASSGATIEGLQKRKNDLLDRISSELNLNEDNILENSNLNGVEELPNPVDQEDALDKKKQEREKLGSVNLKADEETSKYEVEIKKMEQDRADLVTAIVKLKDSINELNQKGRERLIEAFKKVNRKFNEVYTKLFNGGNAKLELVDSDDPLEAGLEMLVSPPGKRLQSITLLSGGEQALTALSLIFAVFLTNPSPICVLDEVDAPLDDANVTRFCSLLEELIKITNTKFIIVTHHALTMSKMNRLYGVTMPQKGISQLVAVDLQKAESMVA; this is translated from the coding sequence ATGGAGTTTAAAAAAATCCAATTAAACGGATTTAAATCTTTTGCTGAAAAAACCAACTTCTTAATTGAGGATGGTCTTACGGGTATAGTGGGTCCTAACGGCTGTGGAAAATCTAACATTGTAGAATCTTTAAGATGGGTAATGGGAGAGACCTCGGCAAAAAGTATGCGTGGATCTGGTATGGAGGATGTTATATTTTCAGGAACATCTAATAAAGCATCAAAAAATATTGCAGAAGTATCTATTGAAGTTGAAAACAAAGATAAAGAAGGTCCAATACAATACCGCGAGTTGGAGCAAATACAGGTTAGAAGAAAAATAGAAAAAGATAAAGGATCTAAATTTTACATTAATGATAAAGAAGTAAGAGCAAGAGATGCGCAAATGTTTTTTGCAGATCTTTCGACTGGTGCACACTCTCCATCTATGATTAGCCAAGGAAGAATAGGTGCATTAGTAACTGCAAAACCAACAGATAGAAGAGCTATTTTAGAAGAAGCTGCAGGAATATCAGGTTTACACGTTAGAAGACATGAGGCTGAATTAAGATTAGGTGCGGCTGAGAATAATTTAAAAAGAGCAGATGAATTAAGAAGACAGCAAGAAAAACAATTAGCAAATCTTCAAAAACAAGCTGAAGAGGCAACAAAATACAAACTAATTTCAGATCAAATTAAAAAAATTGAGGCAGGTTTGTATTATTTAAAATTATTAGAAATAGATAAAGAAATTAGAATAGAAAATGAAATTAATACTGAGGCAGAAGGAGAAGTAGAAGGATTTAATAACAAAATATCTGAATTAGAAAACTCAATTAAAACTTTTACAGATAAGGTAAATCCATTGAGAGAGAAAAATATTGAAAATTTATCAAGGATACAAAGACTTAATTTAGAACTTCAAAGTTTAGATGAGGAAAATACAAGAATTCAAGATGAGATAGAAAGCATCAAAAAATCAATTCAAACACTTGATGATGATATCACGAGAGAAAAAGGGATAATCATAGACGCTAACTCAAATGAAAAAAGATTGAAGGAAGAAAAAACTGAATTAATTGAGACAGACTCGAAGTATTTTGAAACAGAAAAATTATCTAATGAAGAGTTAGAAAGTGCAAAAAATAAACTTAAAGAAGAACAAAAAGCTGTTGATGAAGTTGTAAACAGTTTAGCAGAAGAAACTGTAAATATAAGTGTTGGTCCAATAAGAAATGTAAAAAACACTATATCAAGGGTAAAAGAATTAATAGATAGTAATGAAATAAATCAAGCATTAACACTTCTAGATAGATGTAATATGGAGCTAGATAGTTTTTTAAATGATTTAAAAAATGAGAGATCTAGAAGTGAGTTATTAGGAGTTAGCGAAAAATCAGAAAATATAAAATTACTCCAAGAAAAATATGCCGATGCATATAGTAAAAATCAATCAATTAAAAATGAGTCTATAAAAAGAAATGAAAGAATTAAAACCATTGAAACGGAAATTGAAAGTTGGAAAAATTTATTAACTAACTCAGAAAAAATGGTTAACGAACTAACACAAAGAAAAGAAAAATTATCAAAACAATTAAGTGATTTAGAAAATCAACCTAGAGCGCAAGCTGAAAGAAAAGGTCAAATTTCAGAAAATTTAAGAATTTCTGATAAAGAAAAAATTGATAATGAAGCGATTATAGATGAAACAGATCAAAAAATTGAAATGTTAAGAACGCAATTAAATGAAATTCAAGAACAATCAATTCAAATCAGAGAAAGAAAAGCAAGCTCAGGAGCTACAATTGAAGGCCTGCAAAAAAGAAAAAATGATCTCCTTGATAGAATTAGTTCTGAGTTAAATTTAAATGAAGATAATATTTTAGAAAATTCAAATTTAAACGGAGTAGAAGAGCTTCCAAATCCAGTTGATCAAGAAGATGCTTTAGACAAGAAAAAACAAGAAAGAGAAAAATTAGGATCTGTAAATTTAAAAGCAGATGAAGAAACAAGTAAATATGAAGTAGAGATAAAAAAAATGGAACAAGATCGTGCCGATCTTGTTACCGCTATCGTAAAACTTAAAGATAGTATTAATGAACTTAATCAAAAAGGAAGAGAAAGATTGATTGAAGCTTTTAAAAAAGTTAATAGAAAATTTAATGAAGTTTATACAAAACTTTTCAATGGTGGAAATGCCAAATTAGAATTAGTGGACTCTGATGATCCACTTGAAGCAGGTTTAGAAATGTTAGTTAGTCCTCCTGGAAAAAGACTTCAATCTATAACTTTGTTATCTGGAGGTGAACAAGCATTGACTGCACTCTCTTTAATCTTTGCAGTATTTTTAACTAACCCTTCTCCTATATGTGTATTAGATGAGGTTGATGCACCACTTGACGATGCTAACGTAACAAGATTTTGTAGTTTACTTGAGGAACTAATTAAAATAACCAACACCAAATTCATAATTGTAACTCATCATGCTTTAACCATGTCAAAAATGAACAGACTATATGGGGTAACTATGCCTCAAAAAGGAATTAGTCAGCTTGTGGCTGTTGATTTACAAAAAGCAGAGAGTATGGTTGCTTAA
- a CDS encoding A/G-specific adenine glycosylase — protein sequence MKDPIITNNILNWYDLNKRSLPWRKNVSQTKKQYYTLVSEFMLQQTQVATVIPYFNRFIKNIPTIEKLSKYDDSKLIKLWEGLGYYSRVRNLKKTAQIVVKNFNKKIPRNFLDLKSLPGIGDYTASAISAIAFNEPIIPLDGNIERVLKRYLLLKKQDQIKKENLHEKKKIFGTSIKRSSDYAQALMELGALICKPVSPNCKNCPLVKKCKSFKNKNFDLVKFKKKDKETFYKLNVYKKNNHYLLIKNNKFNFLKNFNIFPMEEVNNPKNFDKDLNFKMSNMSMNIKIEFKNKYNLNKNNYWIDPTKLQNYTLPTFTKKIVKFLESHK from the coding sequence ATGAAAGATCCAATAATAACAAATAATATTCTTAATTGGTACGATTTAAATAAAAGATCTTTACCATGGAGAAAGAATGTTTCTCAAACAAAAAAGCAATATTATACTTTAGTAAGTGAATTTATGTTGCAGCAAACCCAGGTTGCAACAGTAATACCTTACTTTAACAGATTTATAAAAAATATTCCCACAATAGAAAAATTATCTAAATATGATGATAGTAAATTAATTAAACTTTGGGAGGGTCTTGGATACTATTCAAGAGTAAGAAATTTAAAAAAAACCGCTCAAATAGTTGTTAAAAATTTTAATAAAAAAATACCTAGAAATTTTTTAGATTTAAAGTCTCTTCCGGGAATTGGAGATTATACAGCAAGTGCAATTTCTGCAATTGCATTCAATGAACCAATAATCCCTCTAGATGGCAATATTGAAAGAGTACTAAAGAGATACTTGCTTTTAAAAAAACAAGATCAAATAAAAAAAGAAAATTTACACGAGAAGAAAAAAATTTTTGGAACATCTATCAAAAGGTCTAGTGATTATGCTCAAGCTTTAATGGAATTAGGAGCACTAATTTGTAAACCTGTTAGTCCTAATTGTAAGAACTGTCCATTAGTAAAAAAATGTAAATCATTTAAAAATAAAAATTTTGATTTAGTAAAATTTAAAAAAAAAGATAAGGAAACTTTTTACAAGCTAAATGTTTATAAAAAAAATAATCATTATTTATTAATCAAAAATAATAAATTTAATTTTTTGAAAAATTTTAATATCTTCCCGATGGAGGAAGTAAATAATCCTAAAAATTTTGATAAAGATTTGAATTTTAAAATGTCTAATATGAGTATGAATATTAAAATTGAATTTAAAAATAAATATAATTTAAATAAAAATAATTATTGGATTGATCCAACAAAGCTTCAAAATTATACACTGCCAACATTTACAAAAAAGATAGTTAAATTTTTAGAAAGTCATAAATGA
- a CDS encoding DUF721 domain-containing protein translates to MQSKNNTKQRNASIQGLRSFKDTLPKNVKKIINKKGHVYSETLSNWKYLVGSELFKICYPKTFKNSNKFGVSTLVVMVKRGHEVDVEYSKKDILDKMNIFFGYSVVEKLKFISFDEEHEMKGSSETKFKNVAISKYQDKIKGVKNEKIKKSLTELTRVFREK, encoded by the coding sequence ATGCAATCAAAAAATAATACTAAGCAGAGAAACGCTAGCATTCAAGGATTAAGATCTTTCAAAGACACTTTGCCAAAAAATGTCAAAAAAATAATAAATAAAAAAGGTCATGTATATTCAGAAACACTGAGCAATTGGAAATATTTAGTTGGAAGCGAATTATTTAAAATTTGCTATCCAAAAACATTTAAAAATTCAAATAAATTTGGTGTTAGCACCTTAGTAGTTATGGTCAAGCGAGGACATGAAGTTGACGTAGAATATTCGAAAAAAGATATTTTGGATAAAATGAATATTTTTTTTGGATATTCTGTTGTTGAAAAGCTTAAATTTATAAGTTTTGATGAAGAACATGAAATGAAGGGCTCAAGTGAAACAAAATTTAAAAATGTGGCAATTAGCAAATATCAAGATAAGATTAAAGGTGTTAAAAACGAAAAGATTAAAAAATCATTAACAGAGTTAACTAGAGTTTTTAGAGAGAAATGA